One genomic region from Dehalobacter restrictus DSM 9455 encodes:
- a CDS encoding tyrosine-type recombinase/integrase, which translates to MASRNLKHKAILTLVYSAGLRVSEVSSLKVNDIDSNRMLIHLRQGKGRKDRYTILSSGALEILRKYYAAQYKLDDWLFPGEEKGAHISERTIQKIFVNACKYASIDKRVSVHSLRHSFATHLLEAGIDLRYIQELLGHSSSKTTEIYTHVSIKDLGKIKSPLDSIGESWNNS; encoded by the coding sequence ATGGCCTCGAGGAATCTTAAACATAAGGCTATTCTTACACTTGTTTATTCTGCTGGACTAAGAGTAAGTGAAGTATCTTCCCTAAAGGTAAACGACATTGACAGCAACAGAATGCTTATCCATCTCAGGCAAGGGAAAGGCAGGAAAGATCGGTATACCATATTATCAAGTGGGGCCTTAGAAATCTTAAGAAAATACTACGCAGCACAGTATAAATTGGATGATTGGTTGTTTCCCGGGGAAGAAAAAGGTGCACATATCTCAGAAAGGACTATTCAAAAAATATTTGTCAATGCCTGTAAGTATGCATCTATAGATAAAAGGGTATCCGTACACTCCTTAAGACACTCCTTTGCCACCCATCTACTTGAGGCGGGCATAGATTTAAGGTATATCCAGGAATTACTTGGACACAGCAGTTCAAAAACAACGGAAATATATACTCATGTTAGCATAAAAGATCTTGGTAAAATCAAAAGTCCTCTTGACAGCATTGGAGAAAGCTGGAATAACAGCTAA
- the metH gene encoding methionine synthase, producing the protein MKQQIFNELLARKILILDGAMGTMLQQKNLSAEDFGGPEQEGCNEILTLTRPHIVRDIHEAYLKAGADIIETNTFGGTNIVLGEYHLRDRDMEINEAAARLAREAADKWATAEKPRFVAGSMGPTTKMLAFGGGIAFTDLEEAYYRQTLGLIKGGVDLLIVETCQDTLNIKAAGLGIQRAFAELGWKVPLVVSVTIEPSGTMLAGQNIEALYISIQHLKPVAVGMNCGTGAELMNDHLRTLEGIAACAVSCYPNAGLPDEEGGYRETPEEFAGKMAAYAAKGWLNIAGGCCGTTDRHIEALAAALAKYAPRRTMAAERSSITGLEPVWPEEDNRPLLVGERTNVIGSRKFKELIAGEYYEEGSEIARNQVKKGAQIIDVCVANPDRDELEDMVSFLPHVVNKVKVPLMLDTTDPAVLEAGLRLIQGKAIINSINLENGRERFDDVVPLIRKFGAAVVVGLIDEQGMALTRERKLEVAGRSYDLLVYEYGLSAADIIFDPLTFPVGTGDAKYLGSAVETIEGLRLIKAKYPECKTILGISNVSFGLPAAGREVLNAVFVYLNTVAGLDYAIVNSEKLERYATIPHEEKKLAEDLLLNTNDQTLKAFTDFYREKKVTEQKQTSRLSVEERLAGTIVEGSKEGLENDLYEALTKYRPLEIINGPLMKGMEEVGSLFNRNQLIVAEVLQSAEVMKAAVTILEAYMEKAEEAVKGKILLATVKGDVHDIGKNLVEIILSNNGYKVINLGVKVSSEQLIEAARKEAPDAIGLSGLLVKSVQQMLLTAQDLQAAGINTPLILGGAALSRKYTEEKIAPQYGGPVLYARDAMDGLNLLNGLKRKSANDSGSYNAAKNNDQAGNAGTISGNIPDSISGSISDNHIENKFSPVSFDGPTCRPQHTAREVLLDYPLAEIIPNLDLPFILRRYLGVKNKLRHSSQEEIKAAESLLLDSADVSQDKSAKIQIFVQDFLEEIQEHKLITVNGVFAFYPACANGNTVAIMDSNIVLEELSFPRQQKDNGLCLADYVRPRNKHVGQEQAYDYLGMFALTTGLGIKEKAENYRDKGEYLKSFLLQVLALELAEAFADIMHEKVRKIWGIDNGIRVSPGYPIYPALEEQAKLFRLLKPEEIGITLTENFMMDPEASVSAVVFSHPEAKIFNINR; encoded by the coding sequence ATGAAACAACAGATTTTTAATGAATTGCTTGCGAGAAAAATTCTGATTCTGGACGGAGCAATGGGGACCATGCTTCAGCAGAAGAATCTGTCTGCTGAAGATTTTGGAGGGCCTGAGCAGGAAGGCTGCAACGAAATCCTGACGCTCACCCGTCCTCATATCGTGCGTGATATTCATGAGGCCTATCTGAAAGCCGGTGCGGATATCATTGAAACCAATACCTTCGGAGGTACAAATATTGTCCTTGGGGAATATCATCTCAGGGACAGGGATATGGAAATCAACGAGGCTGCGGCACGGCTGGCCCGCGAAGCGGCCGACAAATGGGCCACAGCGGAAAAACCGCGGTTTGTAGCTGGATCCATGGGTCCGACGACCAAGATGCTGGCCTTTGGAGGCGGTATTGCTTTTACTGACCTCGAAGAGGCTTATTACCGCCAAACTCTTGGCCTTATTAAGGGAGGCGTCGATCTGTTGATCGTCGAAACTTGTCAGGATACGCTGAATATCAAGGCGGCAGGACTCGGAATCCAGCGTGCCTTTGCTGAACTTGGGTGGAAAGTGCCGCTGGTCGTTTCCGTGACGATTGAACCCTCGGGTACGATGCTCGCAGGGCAGAATATTGAAGCCTTATATATTTCGATACAGCACCTGAAGCCGGTTGCCGTCGGCATGAACTGCGGTACCGGCGCAGAACTGATGAACGATCACCTTAGAACATTGGAGGGAATTGCCGCTTGTGCCGTGAGCTGTTACCCGAACGCTGGGCTACCGGATGAAGAAGGCGGTTATCGGGAAACTCCGGAAGAGTTTGCCGGAAAGATGGCCGCTTACGCAGCCAAAGGCTGGCTGAACATCGCCGGCGGCTGCTGCGGGACGACGGACCGCCATATCGAAGCGCTGGCCGCAGCCCTGGCCAAGTATGCTCCAAGACGGACAATGGCAGCGGAACGGAGCAGCATCACCGGGCTTGAACCGGTCTGGCCCGAAGAAGACAACCGCCCGCTTCTGGTCGGCGAGCGGACCAATGTGATCGGTTCCCGCAAATTTAAGGAACTGATCGCCGGTGAATATTATGAAGAAGGTTCCGAGATTGCCCGAAACCAGGTCAAGAAGGGTGCTCAGATCATAGATGTCTGTGTGGCTAATCCCGACCGGGACGAACTGGAGGATATGGTCAGTTTTCTACCCCATGTTGTTAATAAAGTCAAAGTGCCGCTGATGCTGGATACGACCGATCCTGCGGTTTTGGAAGCTGGACTCCGGCTGATCCAGGGCAAAGCAATTATCAATTCGATCAACCTTGAAAATGGACGGGAACGCTTCGATGATGTTGTTCCGCTGATCCGAAAGTTCGGGGCTGCAGTCGTGGTCGGATTAATCGATGAACAGGGTATGGCCCTGACCCGGGAGCGCAAGCTCGAAGTGGCCGGACGCTCTTACGATCTGCTGGTGTATGAATATGGTCTTTCGGCTGCCGATATTATCTTTGATCCGCTGACATTCCCGGTAGGGACCGGGGATGCTAAGTATCTCGGTTCCGCAGTTGAGACCATTGAAGGCCTGCGCCTGATTAAGGCCAAATATCCGGAATGCAAGACGATTCTTGGGATCAGCAATGTCTCCTTCGGTCTGCCTGCGGCAGGCCGGGAAGTGCTGAATGCCGTATTCGTCTATCTGAATACCGTAGCCGGGCTGGACTACGCGATTGTTAATTCCGAAAAACTAGAACGTTATGCGACGATTCCGCATGAAGAGAAAAAACTGGCCGAAGACCTACTCTTAAATACGAATGACCAGACCTTAAAAGCCTTTACCGATTTTTACAGAGAGAAAAAGGTCACGGAACAAAAACAGACGTCCAGGCTTTCCGTTGAGGAACGGCTGGCAGGAACGATTGTTGAAGGCTCCAAGGAGGGCCTGGAAAACGATCTGTACGAGGCCCTGACGAAATACCGGCCGCTCGAAATTATTAACGGCCCGTTGATGAAGGGGATGGAGGAAGTCGGCAGCCTCTTTAACAGGAACCAACTGATCGTGGCTGAAGTTCTGCAGAGTGCCGAAGTCATGAAGGCAGCGGTGACCATCCTAGAGGCCTATATGGAAAAAGCCGAAGAGGCGGTCAAAGGGAAGATCCTGCTCGCGACGGTCAAGGGCGATGTCCATGATATCGGTAAGAATCTTGTGGAAATCATCCTGTCCAATAACGGTTATAAGGTGATTAACCTTGGCGTCAAAGTCAGTTCTGAACAGCTGATTGAAGCGGCTAGGAAAGAGGCCCCTGATGCGATCGGGTTATCCGGACTTCTGGTCAAATCAGTTCAGCAAATGCTGCTGACGGCCCAGGACCTGCAGGCAGCCGGAATCAATACCCCGCTGATTCTCGGAGGCGCGGCTCTATCCCGAAAATATACCGAAGAAAAGATCGCTCCGCAATACGGCGGACCGGTCCTGTATGCGCGCGACGCTATGGATGGCCTGAATCTCCTGAATGGTCTGAAAAGAAAGTCAGCCAATGATTCCGGAAGCTATAACGCAGCTAAAAATAATGATCAGGCCGGTAATGCTGGTACGATTTCCGGTAACATCCCAGACAGTATCTCCGGCAGTATTTCTGACAACCACATCGAAAATAAATTTTCGCCGGTCAGCTTTGACGGACCTACCTGCCGCCCGCAGCATACAGCACGGGAGGTCCTTCTGGATTATCCGCTGGCGGAGATTATCCCGAACTTGGATCTGCCTTTTATCCTGAGGCGTTATCTCGGTGTCAAAAACAAACTGCGCCACTCTTCCCAGGAAGAAATCAAGGCAGCGGAAAGTCTCCTGCTGGATTCCGCAGATGTTTCTCAAGATAAATCAGCCAAAATCCAGATATTTGTTCAGGATTTCCTGGAAGAGATCCAAGAACACAAGCTGATTACGGTCAATGGGGTATTTGCGTTTTATCCGGCCTGTGCGAACGGAAATACGGTCGCTATTATGGATTCAAATATTGTCCTTGAAGAACTCAGTTTTCCGCGTCAGCAAAAAGATAATGGCCTTTGTCTGGCTGACTATGTCCGCCCCCGGAACAAGCATGTTGGACAGGAGCAGGCGTATGATTATCTTGGAATGTTCGCGCTGACCACGGGCCTGGGGATTAAAGAAAAGGCCGAGAATTACCGGGACAAGGGTGAATACCTGAAGTCTTTTCTTCTTCAGGTTCTGGCCCTGGAGCTGGCTGAAGCATTTGCTGACATCATGCATGAGAAAGTGCGTAAAATCTGGGGGATTGACAATGGCATCCGGGTTTCTCCGGGCTACCCGATCTACCCTGCACTGGAAGAACAGGCTAAGCTATTCAGACTGCTGAAACCGGAGGAGATTGGAATAACGCTGACAGAGAATTTCATGATGGACCCCGAAGCGTCTGTTAGCGCTGTTGTTTTTTCTCATCCCGAGGCTAAAATATTTAATATTAACCGTTGA
- a CDS encoding ZIP family metal transporter: MIIITILLYGLIAGLVTGLGAVISISIKNITNKILSISLGFASGIMIGISALSLIPTSLDMSNSIICIAGFAAGALFLFLVDISMPHIHKVEADLSNYAKMGYFIALGITLHNLPEGIAIGATSEVSYHMGIMTALTIGLHNIAEGLCVAMPLCLANVRKSRVVLITTMTGMSTLLGTGLGMILGLISPLIIAFFLAFAAGAMIYISSDELIPKSHHSHSEYANVGIMLGFILALILS, translated from the coding sequence GTGATTATTATTACCATTCTACTCTACGGGTTGATAGCAGGTCTGGTTACCGGGCTTGGCGCTGTCATCTCTATCTCGATAAAAAATATCACGAACAAGATACTTTCAATATCGCTCGGATTTGCGTCAGGAATCATGATCGGGATATCTGCCTTAAGTCTGATTCCGACCAGCTTGGACATGAGCAACAGTATCATTTGTATTGCCGGTTTTGCAGCCGGGGCTCTGTTCTTGTTTCTGGTGGATATTTCAATGCCGCACATTCACAAGGTTGAAGCGGATTTGAGTAACTATGCCAAGATGGGGTATTTTATCGCGCTCGGAATTACACTGCATAATCTTCCCGAAGGGATCGCGATCGGCGCGACCAGCGAAGTATCGTATCACATGGGTATCATGACAGCCTTAACAATCGGTCTTCATAATATTGCTGAAGGTCTTTGTGTGGCGATGCCGCTGTGTCTCGCCAACGTCCGTAAATCGAGGGTCGTCCTGATCACGACCATGACCGGTATGTCAACGCTGCTCGGTACCGGGCTGGGAATGATTCTTGGCCTGATCTCTCCGCTTATCATCGCTTTCTTTCTGGCGTTTGCGGCCGGAGCAATGATCTATATCAGCAGTGACGAACTGATTCCGAAAAGCCACCATTCCCACAGTGAATATGCCAATGTCGGCATCATGCTCGGCTTCATTCTGGCATTAATCCTGTCATAG
- a CDS encoding sensor histidine kinase: MKIHPLEKLNIWRQSLVGQLLLRFWVCHIIFFTLIGAIRYTSLKNSLYQSVEQNLLSDYYAIRNSMGSWLSSSEFPPGRFSELRPGNFVAFYTSDHQLKSIVYSYGKANSTVPNLSRSQLQFDLAEKARSGGCFIFEDTDEQQYMLMVAPVVTNQLSVNSLPLEQNNDIQPYAGYALIGQPLAEQDLILSRNLRGYTFNAIIIILLSTFFTALVLQKPLEPLLNISYTARKIAAGRYDLRLPYMNKTASEIQQLREALNHMLGQMENALNTERSAKNRMARFIADASHELRTPLTSIRGFLEILQRTGMTDKETLDAAHQTMLIETERLIRLTEGLLTLNRIAQEEINSDHSEELNSGLHDVLPELMPLLAPLLKDRTFRFNGQDFRTIDDFVSEVLDTSQVLPLKPDELKQILYNLVNNAIQHTLSGGTIDILAKSENSRFILSVKDNGEGIPAEDVPHIFERFFQGDRSRSHGKGQGSGLGLAIVSELVYLRGGEIRVESTPGEGTSFTIFFPLVLVKNDSLMTQSN, encoded by the coding sequence ATGAAAATTCATCCTCTGGAAAAATTGAATATTTGGCGGCAATCCCTTGTAGGGCAGCTCCTGCTGCGTTTCTGGGTGTGCCATATCATTTTTTTTACGTTAATTGGGGCTATTCGGTATACTTCCTTGAAAAATTCCCTGTATCAGAGCGTGGAGCAGAACCTGCTTTCAGACTATTACGCCATACGGAACAGTATGGGGAGCTGGCTTTCGAGCAGTGAGTTTCCTCCGGGAAGATTCTCCGAACTCCGCCCGGGAAATTTTGTGGCGTTTTATACCAGCGACCATCAACTTAAATCGATTGTTTACAGCTACGGCAAAGCGAACAGCACGGTCCCTAATCTCAGCCGCAGCCAACTGCAGTTTGATCTTGCTGAGAAGGCGAGATCCGGCGGATGTTTTATTTTTGAGGATACCGACGAACAGCAGTATATGCTGATGGTGGCCCCGGTCGTAACGAACCAGCTTTCGGTAAACAGTCTCCCCCTGGAACAAAACAACGATATTCAGCCCTATGCGGGCTATGCTTTGATCGGTCAGCCGCTGGCTGAGCAGGACCTGATCTTGAGCCGAAATCTCAGAGGGTATACTTTTAACGCGATCATCATTATTCTGCTCAGTACATTTTTTACGGCGCTGGTTTTGCAGAAACCATTGGAACCGCTTCTGAACATTTCCTATACGGCCCGCAAGATTGCCGCCGGCCGCTATGACCTGCGCCTTCCGTATATGAATAAAACCGCTTCGGAAATTCAGCAGCTTCGGGAAGCTTTAAACCATATGCTCGGACAGATGGAAAATGCTCTAAATACGGAAAGATCGGCTAAAAACCGAATGGCCCGGTTTATTGCCGATGCTTCTCATGAACTCAGGACTCCGCTGACCTCGATCAGAGGCTTCCTGGAAATACTTCAGCGGACGGGTATGACAGATAAAGAAACTTTAGATGCTGCCCATCAGACTATGCTGATCGAGACAGAAAGACTGATCAGGCTTACCGAAGGTCTTCTGACCTTAAATCGGATTGCCCAAGAAGAAATAAACAGCGATCATTCCGAAGAGCTCAATTCCGGACTGCACGATGTGCTTCCTGAACTTATGCCGCTTTTGGCCCCGCTGCTTAAAGACCGTACTTTCAGATTCAACGGCCAGGATTTCCGGACAATTGACGATTTCGTCTCGGAAGTCCTGGATACGTCGCAAGTGCTTCCATTAAAACCTGATGAACTGAAACAGATTCTGTACAATCTTGTTAATAACGCTATTCAACATACACTTTCCGGCGGAACGATTGATATCCTCGCCAAATCAGAGAATTCCCGTTTTATTCTATCCGTCAAGGATAACGGTGAAGGAATCCCGGCTGAAGACGTTCCTCATATTTTTGAAAGATTTTTCCAGGGAGACCGTTCCCGTTCCCATGGAAAAGGCCAAGGATCGGGACTCGGCCTGGCAATCGTATCGGAACTGGTGTACCTTCGCGGAGGAGAAATACGGGTCGAAAGCACCCCTGGAGAAGGAACGTCCTTTACGATTTTTTTCCCGCTGGTTCTCGTGAAAAACGATAGCTTGATGACACAAAGTAATTGA
- a CDS encoding phage integrase N-terminal SAM-like domain-containing protein, protein MFFIYKDPENITDQDIKDYLLYLLEKQKCSHAYANQAVSSIKFLFRCILNKETNSKLPRPKKEKNYQIF, encoded by the coding sequence TTGTTTTTTATTTATAAAGATCCGGAGAACATTACGGATCAAGATATCAAAGATTATTTGCTGTATCTTTTGGAAAAACAGAAATGTTCCCATGCCTATGCAAATCAAGCAGTTAGCTCTATTAAATTTCTATTTCGTTGTATTTTGAACAAAGAAACAAACAGTAAATTACCCAGACCAAAAAAAGAAAAAAACTACCAGATATTTTAA
- a CDS encoding response regulator transcription factor, translating into MANKFRILVVDDDASIRQMLSLGLKQEGYDIGTADNGKKALEIIPVFEPHVIILDIMMPVMDGYELCESIPEISGASMIMLTAKDTSKDIVKGLRLGAHDYLVKPFHFDELLARIEVQLRNRFPDLSGKRTIGRFTIDELKKSILLDDQPLQLSPTEYKLLSYLLWNSNQTLSKEQILIHIWGYDFEGEDNIVEVYIRYLREKLGDLDHTIIKTVRGLGYHLQTEQQ; encoded by the coding sequence ATGGCCAATAAATTCAGAATACTTGTCGTGGATGACGACGCTTCAATCCGCCAGATGCTCAGCCTGGGGCTGAAGCAGGAGGGTTACGATATCGGAACAGCGGACAATGGAAAAAAGGCACTGGAAATAATCCCTGTCTTTGAACCTCATGTCATCATCCTTGACATTATGATGCCGGTCATGGACGGATATGAACTATGTGAATCCATCCCGGAAATATCCGGTGCTTCCATGATTATGCTGACTGCCAAGGATACATCCAAAGACATTGTCAAAGGACTGCGCCTCGGAGCCCATGACTATCTGGTCAAACCTTTTCACTTTGACGAGCTGCTGGCCCGGATCGAGGTTCAGCTGCGTAACCGTTTCCCGGATCTATCCGGCAAAAGAACCATTGGCCGGTTTACGATCGATGAACTGAAAAAGTCAATCCTGCTCGATGATCAGCCTCTGCAGCTTTCTCCTACTGAATATAAACTGCTGTCCTATCTATTATGGAACAGCAACCAAACGTTGAGTAAAGAACAAATCCTGATTCACATCTGGGGTTACGATTTTGAAGGAGAGGACAATATCGTCGAGGTATATATCCGCTATCTTCGAGAGAAACTTGGGGATCTGGACCATACAATTATTAAAACCGTCAGGGGCCTCGGTTACCACCTGCAGACGGAGCAGCAGTAA
- a CDS encoding ribonucleoside triphosphate reductase: MYVVKRDGRREIFNQEKIRKAVEKAFIATETPNVTNWAKIVTDRVFSELEAAYSKNEGFQIEQIQDKVEDVLMQTGNTNVARAYIRYRFQHEIIRNQESAKNDNNQLFSDYLGLGTWEIKENSNMGFSVQGLNRFVTSKATNAFWQSLLPSEVGKAHDSGALHNHDMGDLAPYCVGWDLKDLLLVGFRGAEGKTTSRPAKHFRSALGQIVNFVYTLQGEAAGAQALSSFDTYLAPFVRVDNLDYKQVKQGIQEFIFNVNVPTRVGFQSPFFNITLDVRAAESAIKDEPAVVDGKFLDTPYREYQAEMDIINMAFCEVMLEGDADGNIFSFPIPTYNITKGFDWNSEVSRAIFKMTDKYGIPYFANFINSDMNPEDARSMCCRLRLDNRELRKRGGGLFGANPLTGSIGVVTLNLPLYGYLAKGNWDQFITLIDNHMNIARSSLQTKRKTLEILTDNGLYPYTKFYLRDIKKRFGKYWTNHFSTIGLVGMNEAIRNFTSDADDITTVFGQNFAKETLNYMRDRIQEFQEQDGDLYNLEATPAEGTSYRLAKINKKHYPDMITAGDNEPYYTNSTHLPVGYTSDLFRAVELQDDLQTLYTGGTVLHGYLAESLDDLAVAKAVVRRVFENFQLPYFTLTPTFSICEDHKYIKGEHFNCPECGRETLVMTRVTGFYRPISAMNPGKQEEKQETVKYRVTGVTPSLFDGVAK, from the coding sequence ATGTACGTTGTGAAAAGGGATGGAAGAAGAGAAATTTTTAATCAGGAGAAGATTCGCAAGGCGGTAGAAAAGGCTTTTATCGCTACCGAAACCCCCAATGTCACCAACTGGGCGAAGATCGTTACCGACAGGGTATTCTCGGAATTAGAAGCTGCTTACAGTAAGAATGAAGGCTTCCAAATCGAGCAGATTCAGGACAAAGTCGAAGATGTCCTGATGCAGACAGGAAATACCAATGTCGCCAGAGCATATATAAGATACCGCTTCCAGCATGAAATCATTCGAAATCAGGAAAGCGCCAAAAACGATAACAATCAATTATTCTCTGATTACCTGGGGCTGGGAACCTGGGAAATCAAAGAGAATTCCAATATGGGATTTTCGGTTCAGGGGCTTAACCGGTTTGTAACCAGCAAAGCGACCAATGCTTTCTGGCAGTCCCTGCTTCCGTCTGAAGTCGGCAAAGCGCACGATTCCGGTGCTTTGCATAATCATGACATGGGAGATCTTGCTCCATATTGCGTCGGCTGGGATCTCAAAGACCTGCTTCTGGTAGGTTTTAGGGGCGCGGAAGGCAAAACGACCTCCAGACCGGCCAAACACTTTCGTTCCGCACTCGGACAGATCGTTAATTTTGTTTATACCTTACAGGGAGAAGCTGCCGGTGCTCAGGCACTCTCCAGCTTTGATACCTATCTTGCTCCGTTCGTCAGAGTGGATAACCTTGATTATAAACAAGTCAAACAGGGGATTCAGGAATTTATTTTCAATGTCAATGTCCCGACCAGGGTAGGTTTCCAGTCTCCATTCTTTAATATTACGCTCGATGTGCGGGCGGCCGAATCAGCCATCAAAGATGAACCCGCTGTCGTTGACGGCAAATTCCTGGATACGCCGTACCGGGAATATCAAGCTGAGATGGATATCATCAATATGGCGTTCTGCGAGGTCATGCTCGAAGGTGATGCTGACGGCAATATTTTTAGCTTCCCGATCCCGACGTATAACATCACGAAGGGCTTTGACTGGAACAGTGAAGTATCGAGAGCGATCTTCAAAATGACCGATAAATACGGAATCCCGTATTTTGCGAACTTTATCAACTCCGATATGAATCCGGAGGACGCCAGAAGCATGTGCTGCCGTCTGCGTCTGGACAACAGGGAACTCAGAAAACGCGGAGGTGGCCTGTTCGGAGCCAATCCGCTCACAGGAAGCATTGGAGTTGTAACCCTGAACCTGCCGTTGTACGGCTATCTGGCTAAAGGCAACTGGGATCAGTTCATCACACTGATTGATAACCACATGAACATCGCCCGGTCCTCGCTGCAGACCAAACGCAAAACGCTGGAGATCCTGACGGACAATGGCTTGTACCCCTATACCAAATTTTATCTGAGAGATATTAAAAAACGTTTCGGCAAGTACTGGACGAACCACTTCTCGACGATCGGTCTGGTCGGCATGAATGAAGCGATCCGTAATTTTACTTCGGACGCCGATGACATCACCACTGTTTTCGGACAGAATTTTGCCAAGGAAACATTGAACTATATGAGAGACCGCATCCAGGAATTCCAGGAGCAAGACGGAGACCTCTATAACCTTGAGGCAACGCCCGCGGAAGGTACGAGCTACCGTCTAGCCAAAATCAACAAAAAGCATTATCCCGATATGATTACGGCCGGTGACAATGAACCCTATTACACGAACTCCACTCACCTGCCTGTGGGCTATACCAGCGACCTGTTCCGCGCCGTGGAGCTTCAGGATGACCTGCAGACGCTTTATACCGGAGGGACCGTGCTTCACGGTTATCTGGCTGAAAGTCTCGATGATCTTGCCGTCGCCAAGGCTGTCGTACGCAGGGTATTTGAGAACTTCCAGCTGCCGTATTTCACGCTGACTCCGACCTTCAGCATCTGCGAAGACCACAAATATATCAAAGGTGAACATTTTAACTGCCCCGAGTGCGGCAGGGAAACCTTAGTCATGACGAGGGTCACCGGCTTCTATAGACCGATCTCCGCCATGAACCCCGGCAAACAGGAAGAGAAACAAGAAACTGTTAAATATCGTGTTACGGGCGTCACGCCAAGTCTGTTTGACGGCGTAGCGAAATAA
- a CDS encoding anaerobic ribonucleoside-triphosphate reductase activating protein, with translation MLMDIEPFSLVDYPGHIVATVFFGGCNFQCGYCQNPALVDVKEKPSQTSPSAVIEFMKTRKGLLDGVCLTGGEPLLSTDLVPLAREIWELGFKVKLDTNGSSLEKLQEVAPCLDYIAMDIKCTPEKYPELTGCRNSGDKISETVEWIKNSGIPYEFRTTVLPVWHPFEDLTVIRKLLGQETSWVLQQFRQPPQGVLDGKTYEAYPDSWLKEMGEKLNCPVRGLK, from the coding sequence ATGCTGATGGATATTGAACCTTTTTCTCTGGTAGATTATCCCGGTCATATTGTCGCAACCGTCTTTTTTGGGGGATGCAATTTCCAGTGCGGTTACTGCCAGAACCCTGCCCTGGTCGATGTGAAGGAGAAGCCGTCGCAGACTTCTCCTTCCGCTGTCATAGAATTTATGAAGACCAGAAAAGGGCTATTGGACGGAGTATGTCTAACGGGCGGGGAGCCGCTTTTATCTACGGACCTTGTGCCTTTGGCTAGGGAAATCTGGGAACTAGGCTTTAAAGTGAAGCTGGATACGAACGGCAGCAGCCTTGAAAAACTGCAGGAAGTTGCGCCTTGCTTAGACTATATTGCGATGGATATCAAATGCACTCCGGAAAAATATCCGGAGCTGACCGGATGCAGGAACAGTGGCGACAAGATATCCGAAACGGTCGAATGGATCAAAAACAGCGGAATCCCATATGAATTCAGGACAACAGTGCTGCCGGTCTGGCATCCTTTTGAGGATTTAACCGTGATCCGTAAGCTTCTTGGCCAGGAGACCAGCTGGGTGCTCCAGCAATTTCGCCAGCCCCCCCAGGGAGTCCTCGATGGAAAAACCTATGAAGCATACCCGGATTCCTGGCTTAAAGAAATGGGAGAGAAGCTAAACTGCCCAGTCCGCGGCTTGAAATAA
- the nrdR gene encoding transcriptional regulator NrdR → MRCPFCQSDDTKVLDSRQIEEGTAIRRRRECDVCTKRFTTYERYEDFQLIVVKKDGRREPFSRHKLLSGLNKACEKRPVSTEQLETMVTDIEREMRDINDREVPSELIGEAVMKKLFAADEIAYIRFASVYRQFKDIQKFMEELNGLVKRRK, encoded by the coding sequence TTGCGCTGTCCTTTTTGCCAGAGTGACGACACGAAGGTGCTGGATTCCAGACAAATTGAGGAAGGTACTGCTATCCGACGCAGGCGGGAATGCGATGTCTGCACAAAGCGTTTTACGACGTATGAGCGCTACGAGGATTTTCAGCTGATTGTCGTGAAAAAGGATGGCAGAAGAGAGCCCTTTTCCCGTCACAAACTATTGTCCGGATTGAACAAGGCCTGTGAAAAGCGTCCCGTGTCCACTGAGCAGCTGGAAACAATGGTCACTGATATCGAAAGAGAAATGCGTGATATCAACGACCGCGAAGTGCCGAGCGAATTGATCGGTGAGGCCGTCATGAAAAAACTGTTTGCAGCAGATGAAATTGCGTATATTCGCTTTGCTTCTGTTTACAGGCAGTTCAAGGATATTCAGAAGTTTATGGAAGAGTTGAACGGACTGGTAAAGCGTCGCAAATAA